One stretch of Niallia sp. XMNu-256 DNA includes these proteins:
- a CDS encoding ATP-binding protein yields the protein MGIINKDQMNLFGEWDERTEKCLILKLSIDGFITFSSRNSKDIIDFEPEELIGTHLRQILYGEDYCKISGYWPLGREEGFSALLRLRDKAGDLLYCEAIFNHVRDSQEIKETIVIIKNGSNNKIIDSNLLDNEKLKVAGQLAAGVAHEIKNPLTSIKGFIQLMKTETIVNRKYLEVIEGEIKRLENISSELLVLAKPQHHEEDLHDLTVITKEVVFLMEAEALQKSIQCHFISDGQSYLLFCNRNKIKQVLINMVKNGIEAMEKPGIITISLSKQEDEVQIAITDEGCGIPEEYLDQLGKPFFSTKKKGNGLGLMVCQKIISEHNGSISIESKPNDGTTFIIKLPLVNDTAWKQN from the coding sequence TTGGGAATTATAAACAAGGACCAAATGAATCTTTTTGGTGAGTGGGATGAACGAACAGAAAAATGCTTAATTTTAAAACTTTCAATAGATGGTTTTATTACATTTTCATCCCGAAATTCGAAAGACATCATCGATTTTGAGCCAGAAGAGTTAATCGGAACCCATTTAAGACAGATTTTGTATGGAGAAGACTATTGTAAAATAAGCGGATATTGGCCTTTAGGAAGAGAAGAGGGATTTTCTGCATTGTTGCGTCTACGAGATAAAGCAGGGGATTTATTATACTGTGAAGCTATATTTAATCATGTTAGAGATTCTCAAGAAATAAAAGAAACAATCGTTATAATAAAGAATGGAAGTAATAATAAAATCATTGATTCAAATTTACTTGATAACGAAAAATTAAAGGTGGCTGGTCAGTTAGCTGCAGGTGTTGCTCATGAAATAAAAAATCCTTTAACAAGCATTAAAGGTTTCATTCAATTAATGAAGACGGAGACGATCGTAAATAGGAAATACTTGGAAGTTATAGAAGGCGAAATTAAAAGGCTAGAGAATATTTCAAGTGAATTATTGGTCTTGGCAAAACCACAACACCATGAAGAGGATTTACATGATTTGACTGTTATTACTAAAGAAGTCGTTTTTTTAATGGAAGCAGAAGCACTACAAAAAAGTATCCAGTGTCATTTTATTTCAGACGGTCAATCATACTTGTTATTTTGTAATCGAAATAAAATAAAACAAGTTTTAATTAATATGGTTAAAAACGGGATTGAGGCTATGGAAAAACCAGGAATCATTACGATTTCATTATCTAAACAAGAGGATGAAGTGCAAATTGCAATTACCGATGAAGGCTGTGGCATTCCTGAAGAATATTTAGATCAACTCGGTAAACCATTCTTTTCTACAAAGAAGAAAGGAAACGGCCTTGGCTTAATGGTCTGTCAAAAAATCATTTCAGAGCATAATGGCAGCATATCAATCGAGTCCAAACCAAATGATGGCACAACTTTTATCATTAAGCTGCCCTTAGTAAACGACACGGCTTGGAAACAAAATTGA
- a CDS encoding MerR family transcriptional regulator translates to MEWFDGVFYRIGELAKAANVSKRTIDYYTSLGLLQAQRSESNYRIYDEEALVLLKQIEEYKKMHLPLHEIKRKLQLKENNQSLEKNEVEKQMETVTIQIKQLKNDLSDLLPIIHQYKKDPMSKELNEEGAALIQSLLRITS, encoded by the coding sequence ATGGAGTGGTTTGATGGGGTATTTTACCGTATTGGGGAATTAGCCAAAGCCGCCAATGTTTCCAAGCGAACAATTGATTATTATACTAGCTTAGGTCTATTACAAGCACAACGGTCAGAAAGTAATTACCGAATTTACGACGAAGAAGCATTAGTCCTTCTAAAACAAATCGAAGAATATAAAAAAATGCATCTACCCTTACATGAAATAAAAAGAAAACTGCAATTGAAGGAAAATAATCAATCCTTGGAGAAAAATGAAGTAGAGAAACAAATGGAAACGGTAACGATCCAAATTAAGCAGTTAAAAAACGATCTATCCGATCTATTACCGATTATCCATCAATACAAAAAAGACCCGATGTCAAAGGAACTAAATGAAGAAGGCGCTGCGCTTATACAATCGCTTTTGAGAATAACAAGTTGA
- a CDS encoding GNAT family protein, producing the protein MFTINVDQEIQLHLFQLQDSGPLFQLVHRNREHFRQWLPWIDSIFSPAQFQSIISGWLRQYYDKNGFQLGIRYRNHLIGAIGLHSIDWYNKQTTIGYYLAQGFEGKGIMTKSVQALLDYIFHSLKLHRVEIRCGVNNHKSRAIPIRLGFKEEGVIRDGEFLYDHYHDLVVYGMLAHEWHSKSKKHHLI; encoded by the coding sequence ATGTTTACCATTAATGTTGACCAGGAAATTCAATTACATTTGTTCCAATTACAAGATAGCGGACCTTTATTTCAATTAGTCCATAGAAATCGAGAGCACTTCCGCCAGTGGCTTCCCTGGATTGATAGTATTTTTTCACCAGCTCAGTTTCAAAGCATTATTTCCGGTTGGCTTAGACAGTATTATGATAAAAACGGCTTTCAATTAGGAATTAGGTATCGTAATCATTTAATTGGAGCAATCGGATTACACTCGATTGATTGGTATAATAAACAAACAACCATTGGCTACTATTTAGCCCAGGGATTTGAAGGAAAGGGAATAATGACAAAATCGGTGCAAGCTTTACTCGATTATATATTTCATTCTCTCAAGCTTCATCGAGTAGAAATTCGCTGTGGGGTTAATAATCACAAGAGCCGGGCAATTCCCATTCGCTTGGGGTTTAAAGAGGAAGGAGTCATTCGTGATGGTGAATTCCTGTACGATCATTATCATGATTTAGTCGTATACGGAATGTTGGCACATGAATGGCATAGCAAAAGTAAAAAGCACCATCTCATATAA